GGATGAAAAAAAATCCATTGATAATTTTCCAAAGGGGTTAATGAATTTTGTTCCATTTTCTGATGGATTTGATGATGGATTTGATCATTCAAAAGATCCTGTATTTTATATGTCACAACTTAGAAAATGTGGAAGTCAAACtgtcaaaaatattatcatcAATTGTTCTGAAAATGGAAGTCCTATAACTTGCCTACTTTACTCCATTTTTCTTCCTTGGGCAGCAGAGGTAATTTTCCTTCTTGATTATTACTTAGTGCGTTCGGTCTGTCTCCATACATCTCGACTAATTTCACTGGGTATCTACTATCTCCTATCAGCACATTCTTGATTATATATACGAATAATAGTACTTTGAGTCTCTCGGTTataagtaaatttttatttttaatccttATATGACATATGACTACGTATAATATTGAACTTTCGATTAATTGATATGATGCATTTTAAACAACTTTACCAAATTATTAATCGCTAtgctatttaattactcatgtGTTATGTTAAGTttgtaattatcaaatatacttttaaaaatagtttaaatataatatatttcctAGCTAAAgggacaaaaaaaaagaagacatttttattatttaaaagttaaatatgtTCGATTAGTCAAATATATTATCACAAGAACTATGTACCAAAAGTACTATTATCCCTTAGTTTCATTATGTCTCAACTTTTAGCATGTCCCCCTACATGCTTTCGACTTTGTTTCATTTTCATGGGCTAAACACGTCCTCCTATAtataatgttgaattattttaataatattatgtcTGAACAGGTCGCACGTGAAGTCAACATCCCTTCAGCTCTTCTTTGGAGTCAACCAGCTACAATCTTAGACATATATTATTTCAACTTTCATGGATATGAAAATGAAATGTCTAATGAATCAAATGATCCAAATTGGTCCATTCAACTTCCTAACCTTCCACAATTAAAAACTAAAGATCTTCCTTCATTTTTACTTCCATCAAATGCAAAAGGAAGCCTTAGAGTTGCACTTCCACCTTTCAAAGAATTAATAAACACATTAGATTCTGAAATTAATCCAAAAATTCTTGTGAATACATTTGATGAATTAGAGCCACATGCATTAAAAGCAAttgaaaattacaaattttatggAATTGGACCATTAATACCTAGTGCATTTTTAGATGGAAATGACCCTTTAGATTCTTGTTTTGGTGCTGACCTTTTTGACAAGTCAAATGACTATATAGAATGGTTAAACACAAAGGAAAATTCATCTGTTGTTTATATATCATTTGGGAGTTTAATGAATCCATCAATAAGCCAAATGGAGGAGATATCAAAAGGGTTGATAGGTATAGGGAGACCATTTTTATGGATTATAAAACAAgatgaaaaaaacaaagaaaatgagaaaaatgtaaTTGGTTGTATTGAAGAGTTggagaaaataggaaaaattgtACCATGGTGTTCACAACTCGAAGTTTTGAGACATCCGTCTTTAGGATGTTTTGTTTCACACTGTGGATGGAATTCAGCTCTGGAGAGCTTAGCTTGTGGAGTACCTGTGGTGGCGTTTCCTCAATGGACCGATCAAATGACAAATGCTAAGCAGATTGAAGATGTGTGGAAGAGTGGAGTTAGAGTGAATGTGAATGAAGATGGTATTGTTGAGAGTGAAGAATTGAAAAGGTGTATTGAATTGGTTATGGATGGAGGGGTAAAAGGGGAAGAATTGAGAAAAAACGCGAAAAAATGGAAAGAATTGGCTAGAGAAGCTGTGAAAGAAGGTGGATCTTCACACAAGAATTTAAAGGCTTTTATTGATGAAGTTGCCAAAGGTTATTGATATGTCACTTTGTATCATTTGCTTATTATTTGTTAAGAATAAGATGAGATAGCttctatgttgctcggactttTGAAAAAACGTTGACAACTGCATGTTGGATCCTTCAAAAGTAGTGCATTATTTTTGGAGGATACGACATGAGTGAGACAACATAGGAAAGTTTTGAGTAACATAGGATAGTTTAgtgttctttttatttctatctTATTGTTGTGCCTTCAACTTTTCTAATAAAATCCAGTTTGAAAGATTCATGACAAGTTATAGTCATGTTCTTGAGCATCACACTTCATAGATGCGGAGATTTGATTTTGTAATCCAATTTGAACTATCTAATATCTGAAATTCACTGGTGTAACTAATTCAGATTCATGTCACGTATGATCTATTAGAGGCGAAAGCTCTCTTTATCAAAGGTGCATCAAGGATTTTCTCCATTCTTAAAACTCGAACTTGAGACTTCTGATTAAGGGTGAAGATATCCTATACATTCCATCAAATCCCTCGATATTCACGGACATGTTATCTCAATTTCCTGCACTTAAACATTAAATTCTAAGAATTATTA
This portion of the Solanum pennellii chromosome 12, SPENNV200 genome encodes:
- the LOC107007426 gene encoding UDP-glycosyltransferase 75C1-like — its product is MMKPHVIVTTFPAQGHINPALQFAKNLVKNGIQVTFSTSIYAQRLMDEKKSIDNFPKGLMNFVPFSDGFDDGFDHSKDPVFYMSQLRKCGSQTVKNIIINCSENGSPITCLLYSIFLPWAAEVAREVNIPSALLWSQPATILDIYYFNFHGYENEMSNESNDPNWSIQLPNLPQLKTKDLPSFLLPSNAKGSLRVALPPFKELINTLDSEINPKILVNTFDELEPHALKAIENYKFYGIGPLIPSAFLDGNDPLDSCFGADLFDKSNDYIEWLNTKENSSVVYISFGSLMNPSISQMEEISKGLIGIGRPFLWIIKQDEKNKENEKNVIGCIEELEKIGKIVPWCSQLEVLRHPSLGCFVSHCGWNSALESLACGVPVVAFPQWTDQMTNAKQIEDVWKSGVRVNVNEDGIVESEELKRCIELVMDGGVKGEELRKNAKKWKELAREAVKEGGSSHKNLKAFIDEVAKGY